The following proteins come from a genomic window of Deltaproteobacteria bacterium CG2_30_66_27:
- a CDS encoding NAD-dependent malic enzyme — MATTLSPSESYSITMRLEIQNKVGMLGKVTTAIGEAGGDIGAVDLSGHGKGTVIRDVTARARGIEHAQEIINTMRHLPGVKVVNVSDRTFLMHLGGKIEVHNKIPVKTRNDLSMAYTPGVARVCMAISKDVKKSFSLTIRRNAVAIVSDGTAVLGLGDIGPEAAMPVMEGKAMLFKEFGGIDAWPICLNTKDPEEIIRIVKSLEPTFGGINLEDISAPRCFEIEGRLKAEMGIPVFHDDQHGTAVVVLAALLNSLKIVKKRIEDMKIVVAGVGAAGVACSKIIMNAGARNIIGVDRVGAIYKGRKQNMNFMKEWYAENANPFNEKGKLTNVLAGADMFIGLAAPGLITVDDLKKMAKDPIVFAMANPDPEIMPEEAAPFVRIMATGRSDYPNQINNVLCFPGIFRGALDSRATCINEEMKLAAAYAIASCVGKEEISEDYIIPSVFNRKVAPIVAKEVSRAAHRTKVARRTSRTYMEIHLD; from the coding sequence ATGGCCACGACGCTTTCTCCAAGCGAAAGTTACAGCATCACGATGCGGTTGGAGATCCAGAACAAGGTCGGCATGCTCGGCAAGGTGACCACCGCGATCGGCGAGGCGGGCGGCGACATCGGGGCGGTCGACCTCTCCGGCCACGGGAAGGGAACGGTCATCCGGGACGTCACTGCGCGGGCCCGGGGGATCGAGCACGCACAGGAGATCATCAACACCATGAGGCATCTCCCCGGGGTCAAGGTCGTGAACGTCTCCGACCGGACGTTCCTGATGCACCTCGGGGGAAAGATCGAGGTCCACAACAAGATCCCGGTGAAGACCCGGAACGACCTCTCCATGGCGTACACCCCGGGCGTCGCGCGCGTGTGCATGGCGATCTCTAAGGACGTGAAGAAGTCGTTCTCCCTGACGATCCGGAGGAACGCGGTCGCGATCGTCTCCGACGGCACGGCGGTGCTCGGGCTGGGGGACATCGGTCCCGAGGCCGCGATGCCGGTCATGGAAGGGAAGGCGATGCTGTTCAAGGAGTTCGGCGGGATCGACGCCTGGCCGATCTGCCTCAACACGAAGGATCCCGAGGAGATCATCCGGATCGTCAAGTCGCTCGAGCCGACGTTCGGTGGAATCAACCTCGAGGACATCTCCGCGCCGCGCTGCTTCGAAATCGAGGGGCGCCTGAAGGCCGAGATGGGGATCCCGGTCTTCCACGACGACCAGCACGGGACGGCCGTGGTCGTGCTGGCCGCGCTGCTGAACTCCCTGAAGATCGTCAAGAAGCGGATCGAGGACATGAAGATCGTGGTGGCGGGCGTCGGGGCCGCCGGGGTGGCGTGCAGCAAGATCATCATGAACGCCGGCGCGCGCAACATCATCGGGGTGGACCGCGTGGGTGCGATCTACAAGGGCCGCAAGCAGAACATGAACTTCATGAAGGAGTGGTACGCCGAGAACGCGAACCCGTTCAACGAGAAGGGGAAGCTTACGAACGTGCTTGCGGGCGCCGACATGTTCATCGGCCTGGCGGCCCCGGGGCTCATCACGGTGGACGACCTGAAGAAGATGGCGAAAGACCCGATCGTCTTCGCCATGGCGAACCCCGACCCCGAGATCATGCCCGAGGAAGCGGCCCCCTTTGTCCGGATCATGGCGACGGGGCGGTCCGACTACCCGAACCAGATCAACAACGTCCTGTGCTTCCCCGGGATCTTCCGCGGGGCGCTCGATTCGCGGGCCACGTGCATCAACGAGGAGATGAAGCTCGCCGCGGCGTACGCGATCGCCTCGTGCGTCGGCAAGGAGGAGATCTCCGAGGATTATATCATTCCGTCGGTCTTCAACCGGAAGGTCGCGCCGATCGTCGCCAAGGAGGTCTCACGCGCCGCGCACCGGACCAAGGTCGCACGCCGCACCTCCAGGACCTACATGGAAATCCACCTCGATTGA
- a CDS encoding phosphomannomutase produces the protein MNPLIFREYDVRGLVGRDLHRDAVVLLGKGYATLVAASGVRTVALGRDCRLSSPGFRDAIAEGLLSAGLHVIDVGVCPTPLLYFAIHHFGADGGVMITGSHNPPEFNGFKLCVGTGTLYGERIQELRRVIERGAFLEGKGEIVSREILSEYRKFVAGNLSIPRKIKVVVDAGNGTAGAVAPALFREMGMEVTELFCDPDGRFPNHFPDPTVPENLRFLVEKVREVGADVGVGYDGDADRIGAVDEKGNVIYGDYLLVLFAREILSRKPGAAIISEVKSSQNLYDDIARHGGRPVMWKAGHSLIKAKMKEEDAELAGEMSGHVFFRDRYLGFDDAIYASARLFEILAKEGRPLSALLSDLPPVVSTPEIRVDCPDEIKFRVVEEVARIVAPQAREVIDVDGIRALFDGGWGLVRASNTQPVLVLRFEGRDEAAVRGIRGVMEEAVERARSAVRA, from the coding sequence ATCAATCCGCTGATCTTCCGCGAGTACGACGTCCGCGGCCTGGTGGGGAGAGATCTTCACCGGGACGCGGTCGTCCTGCTCGGGAAGGGGTACGCCACGCTCGTGGCGGCGTCCGGCGTCCGGACGGTGGCGCTCGGGCGCGACTGCCGCCTTTCCTCGCCCGGGTTCCGGGACGCGATCGCGGAGGGGCTCCTCTCCGCCGGGCTCCATGTGATCGACGTCGGCGTCTGCCCGACGCCCCTCCTGTATTTCGCCATCCACCATTTCGGCGCCGACGGCGGCGTCATGATCACGGGGAGCCACAACCCCCCCGAGTTCAACGGCTTCAAGCTGTGCGTCGGGACCGGCACGCTCTACGGGGAGCGGATCCAGGAGCTGCGGCGCGTCATCGAGCGGGGAGCGTTTCTTGAAGGGAAGGGAGAGATCGTCTCCCGGGAGATCCTCTCCGAGTACAGGAAGTTCGTCGCGGGGAACCTTTCGATCCCGCGGAAGATCAAGGTGGTCGTGGACGCGGGAAACGGAACGGCCGGGGCGGTGGCCCCCGCCCTGTTCCGGGAGATGGGGATGGAGGTCACCGAGCTGTTCTGCGATCCGGACGGCCGGTTCCCCAACCACTTTCCGGATCCCACGGTCCCGGAAAACCTCCGGTTCCTCGTGGAAAAGGTGAGGGAGGTCGGGGCGGACGTCGGGGTCGGGTACGACGGCGACGCCGACCGGATCGGGGCCGTCGACGAAAAGGGAAACGTGATCTACGGGGATTACCTGCTGGTCCTGTTCGCGCGGGAGATCCTGTCGCGCAAGCCGGGGGCGGCGATCATTTCGGAGGTGAAGTCGTCCCAGAACCTCTATGACGACATCGCGCGGCACGGAGGGCGCCCGGTGATGTGGAAAGCGGGACACTCCCTCATCAAGGCGAAGATGAAGGAGGAAGACGCCGAACTGGCGGGGGAGATGAGCGGGCACGTCTTCTTCCGGGACCGCTATCTTGGGTTCGACGACGCCATTTACGCCTCCGCGCGGCTGTTCGAGATCCTCGCGAAGGAAGGCCGCCCGTTGAGCGCCCTCCTGTCCGACCTGCCCCCCGTTGTCTCCACCCCCGAGATCCGAGTCGATTGCCCCGACGAGATCAAGTTCCGGGTGGTGGAAGAGGTGGCGCGGATCGTGGCGCCGCAGGCGCGGGAGGTGATCGACGTCGACGGGATCCGGGCACTCTTCGACGGCGGGTGGGGGCTGGTCCGGGCCTCCAACACCCAGCCGGTGCTCGTCCTCCGGTTCGAAGGGAGGGACGAGGCGGCCGTGCGGGGGATCCGCGGCGTGATGGAGGAAGCCGTGGAGCGCGCCCGCTCGGCGGTCCGCGCGTGA
- a CDS encoding peptide ABC transporter permease yields the protein MSEGSAFLALLRRTARHRGAAVGMALLVLFLLAAVFAPAIAPRDPLAQNLDEGLSGPSSSHWMGQDKFGRDVLSRLIHGARLSLAVGLGTVGISLLIGLAAGSLAGFLGGPADRIFTGACDVLLAFPGILLAIGIAAVRGPSFGNVLFALSVLGWVGYARVIRAQVLSVKTREFVESARAVGSSPARLLLRHILPNAISPILVEATFGIARAIVAEAGLSFLGLGVAPPAASWGSMIGEGRHFLFIAPHLVTAPGAAILLTVMSFNFVGDGLRDALDTRQGFDT from the coding sequence ATGAGTGAAGGATCCGCGTTCCTCGCGCTCCTGCGCCGCACGGCCCGGCACCGGGGCGCCGCCGTCGGGATGGCCCTCCTCGTCCTGTTCCTCCTCGCCGCCGTCTTCGCGCCGGCGATCGCGCCGCGCGATCCGCTCGCGCAGAATCTCGACGAGGGGCTGTCGGGGCCTTCCTCCTCCCACTGGATGGGACAGGACAAGTTCGGGCGGGACGTCCTTTCGCGGCTGATCCACGGGGCCCGCCTCTCCCTCGCCGTCGGGTTGGGCACGGTCGGCATCTCGCTCCTCATCGGCCTGGCCGCCGGGTCGCTGGCCGGCTTCCTCGGCGGCCCCGCCGACAGGATCTTCACCGGGGCCTGCGACGTCCTGCTGGCCTTTCCGGGGATCCTGCTCGCCATCGGGATCGCCGCCGTGCGCGGCCCCTCGTTCGGAAACGTCCTGTTCGCCCTTTCGGTTCTCGGATGGGTCGGGTACGCAAGGGTGATCCGCGCGCAGGTCCTCTCCGTGAAAACGAGGGAGTTCGTCGAGTCGGCCCGCGCCGTGGGGAGCTCTCCGGCGCGCCTGCTCCTGCGCCACATCCTCCCCAACGCGATCTCCCCGATCCTCGTCGAGGCGACCTTCGGGATCGCCCGCGCCATCGTCGCGGAGGCGGGGCTCTCTTTCCTGGGCCTGGGCGTCGCGCCGCCGGCGGCGTCGTGGGGGTCGATGATCGGCGAGGGCCGGCACTTCCTGTTCATCGCCCCGCACCTCGTCACCGCTCCCGGGGCGGCGATCCTTCTCACGGTCATGTCGTTCAACTTCGTCGGAGACGGCCTGCGGGACGCCCTCGACACCAGGCAGGGGTTTGACACTTAA